A segment of the Echinicola strongylocentroti genome:
GTCCATCTGGCTGATAAGGTTTGATGCTCGGCCCACCAATCTCCGTATTGAGCAGTCCACTGCTCGCCAGCACCAAATCCTGGATGCTCTCGGCAGTCAATCTCAATCGCGGCGCACGTGCCAAATAGAGGTTTACGGGGTCTTTGGAGCGCTCTTTTTCTTTTACTTCAGCACTTTGCCGGTAGGTGGCAGACAGGAAGATTTGCTTCAGCAGCCGCTTGATGTCCCAGTCGTTTTCCATAAAATCCACCGCCAGCCAATCCAACAGTTCCGGATGGGTAGGAAGGTCTCCCTGCATGCCAAAATCTCCGGCGGACTTCACGATCCCCTGCCCAAAAATCTCCTGCCATAGCAAATTGACAAAAACCCGGGCAGTCAGTGGGTTTTCGGGACTTGTCGTCCATTCCGCTAAGCCTAGCCTGTCTTTCGAATAATCCTCTCCAAAGGCCATGACCGACGGGGGCGTATTTGGCTGTACCTCTTTGGTGGGCGCATCATACACCCCCCTATCCAATATGTAGGTCTTTCGCAAAGTATCCAGTTCATCCATCACCGATACCATCACCGTGCTGGTATCCTGGTGATTGATATAGCTCAGCACCCCATCGGCACTTATATCTTCGTGCTCAATCCACAATATGGGCGTTTTGGCAGGGACACTCCTGGCCACATCTCCCTCAAAGCCTTTTTCGGGGGTATTGTTAAAAAAGGCATATAGCTGAAAGTAATTTTCTTGCGAAAAGGGATCGTACTTATGATCGTGGCACTGGGCACATTCCATGGTGATACCCAAGATGCCTTTGGAAAAAGTATTGGTCTTGTCGAGGACATACTCCACTCGATATTCTTCATGGATCACCCCTCCCTCTTCGGTATATTTGTGGTTTCTGTTAAAAGCCGTGGCCAAGATCTGCTCTTTGGTGGCATTGGGCAGCATGTCACCTGCAAGCTGCCAAGTGATGAACTGGTCATAGGGCATATTATCGTTCAATACATGGATCACCCAATCCCGATAAGGCCATTGAGAGCGGTATTCATCGTCTTGATAGCCGTAGCTATCGGAATAGCGAGACACATCCATCCAAAGCACGGCCAACTTCTCACCATAAGTATCTTTTGCCAATAGCTCGTCGATCAGGCGCTCATAGCCCTGCTCGTCCATATCTGCATACCGCTCCATCAAGTCGATAGATGGAGGCAAACCGGTAATGTCCAAGCTCAGCCGTTTGATCAATGTCTGGGCATCGGCTGCCGCATTGGGCGAAAGGCCCTTCTCCTCCATTTTGGCCAAGGTAAACTGATCGATAGCATTGTTCGTCCAGTCAGTAGCAGGGGGTAAATCGGCTTTTTGGGGTGGCACAAAGGCCCAATGCGGTTCGTATTTTGCTCCTTGCTCAATCCACTGCTTGATAATCGCGATCTCAGAAGGCTCCAATTTCAGGTTGGAAGCCGGAGGAGGCATCAGTTCAGCGGGGTCTTCGGAAGTGATTTTTTGGAAAACCAAGGATGTTTCGGGCTCACCGGGTACGATCACATGCTGTAAAGGATCATCCTTTAATGCCGCATAAGCACCTTCCTCGGTGTCCAGCCGCAATCCCGCTTCCCGTTTATTGGCATCGGGGCCATGACAGGCAAAGCACTTGTCCGAAAGGATCGGACGCACATGAAAATTATAGCTGATCTGGTCGGATGCCCTGAGCTGTTTTTCTTCGGTGTCGGCAGGTTGACAGGATATCAGTACTCCCATCAGTACCGAAAAGAGGATAGTAAAAGAAGAGTATAGGCGCATCAACGAATAATTTGGGTTTCTGGCCTAATTTAGCAAAAAAAATAGCGAAACACCAAACTAAATAACAAAGAATTAATACTTACCGATCCTTATTATTATAAAATAGGATTACGTGCTTTAGCCTCACGCAATACATTAACAAACTGGAAGTAACCAAAAGGCAGGTAATTCTTTTTCCCGCTCCCTTCGGCTACGCTCAGGGAACGGGAAAAAAAGATCGGTTACAATTAATCCGTCATCGCGAACGCAGTGACAGCGGAGTGAAGCGATCTCGTATTCCAAATAGGAGATCAATTCGTTATCCTTCTTTACCTTGCGGCCGACTAACCAGCTTGGTCCCAGACAAGCCTGCCTGGCTTCAGACAGGCCTGCCGTATGATGGGGCTTTGCTAATTCTTAGTCATAGTGAGCCACAGGCTCAACTTTAACCGTCCCTCAGTATAACTGAAGGGACAACCAACGATATGCCATAACGTCATCGCGAACGCAGTGACAGCGGATTGAAGCGATCTCGTATTCCAAATAGGAGATCGCTTCGTACTCACTTTTACCTAGCAAAAATCAATTAACAGGGGCTTGCTGTCCCTATATCTTTCCAAGGGCATCCGCAATGGAATCATCACCGCTGACAAGGTCAAAGGATTTATTAATGGTATGCCCTGTCTTGAGCACTTCAAGGACGGTTTCTGCGACATCTGCGCGGGGAATGGTGCTGCGGTCAAGTTTTCCACCAGCACTCACTTTGCCGTTTCCGGGTTCATTCAATAGGCCGCCAGGGCGTATGATGGTATAATCCAGGGAACTCATCTCCAACATCCGATCGGCATAGTGCTTGGCCACGTAATAGGGTCGTAGGGAATCATTCCAGTTCTCGCGATTATTTGCCTGAAGGGCACTGATCATCACAAAACGCTTGACGCCGGTCTTTTCGGCCGCTTCGATACACTTCACGGCTCCGTCCAAGTCGATCAACAACGTCTTATCATCCCCTGTCTTGCCACCGGATCCGGCCGTAAACACCACCGCATCAACTCCTTCCATGGCGCTGGCCAAGCCTTCCACAGGGCCTTCCAAGTCTGCCAATACACTGTCAAGGCCTTTTTCCTTAAAAGCTGCCACTTGCTCTTCCTTACGGACCATCGCTATGGGCGAGAAATCACCGGCCGCTTGAAGGCTGTCTACGATCAACTGACCTATTTGTCCATTTGCTCCTATCACCAGTACTTTCATTATATGCTTATTTTTTGGTTTAGCTTAAAGTTAAAAAGATCAGGGAGACTTCGAAAGGTTGGAAGGTTGGAAAGCTGAAAAGTTGTAAGGTTGAAGCGTTTTGGAGTGGCATATTAATGATAGGGGTACCCATTTGTTCCAAACTCTCCGTTGTATTCGGCTTCTCTTCTCTTCGAATTTGTTCCTCTTCGGCTTCGCTCAGGGGGCGAGGGGGACGGTGAGGAAAGGAGACCGATTACACTCTATACGTCATCGCGAACGCAGTGGCACCTGGGGTGAACCTGGTTTTTCTTTTCTTGGGAGTATTTTTCTTATTTGGAACTATTGTTCCAGTATTATTTGTTTCATTTTGGAACGATCGTTCTAGTATATTTTTAACCCAAAAAAATTATTTTATGAGTTATTTAAATGGAAAAGTAGCTGTGGTCACTGGAGGCAACAGCGGTATTGGTTATTCAACTGCCCGGAAGTTGAAAGAAGATGGTGCGACAGTCATCATTACGGGACGCTCTGCCGAGAAGGTTGGTGCGGCAGCGCTCGAGCTTGGTGTAGAGGGAATCGTGGCGGATGTATTGGACCTGTCTGCCATTGATGCAGCTGTCAGCCAAATAAAAAATGGTTTTGGACAGATTGATATCTTGTTTGTCAATGCGGGTGTCTTTCTGCCTGCGCCGATAGGCCAGACCAGTGAAGCGATGTTTGACCAACAAATGGGCATCAACCTCAAGGGCGCGGTGTTTACCATTGAGAAGTTTTTACCGATTCTGAAGGATGGAGGTAGTATTATCAACCTGTCCTCCATCAATGCCTACACGGGAATGCCCAATACAGGAATCTATGGTGCATCTAAAGCAGCCCTGAATTCCTATACCCGAACAGCGGCCACCGAACTGGCACCGAGGAAGATAAGGGTAAATGCCGTAAATCCCGGCCCGATCTATACGCCGATTTTTAGCAAAACCGGTATGCCTGAAGACCAACTCACTGGAATGGCCGAGGCCATGCAAAACAGGATTCCCCTCAAACGATATGGACAACCGGAGGATATTGCCGAACTGGTAGCTTTCTTGGCTTCTGATAGGGCTTCCTTTATTACCGGAGCCGAATACAATATCGATGGCGGCACCAATGTCAATCCGCTATTGGCGGGGTAATATTTTTTTGCATTCATTTGGAATGACAATTCCAATATCGGAACTTTATGGGTGCTGGCTTCGCTTGTACCTGTAAAGTTCCGATCTAATTTACCATGCCAAGAGTTAAACTATTTGATGAAAAAGAAGTGCTGGAGAAAGCCATGAACTTGTTCTGGAAAAATGGCTACTATGCCACTTCCATCCAAGACTTGGTCGCCTTTCTGGGCATCAACAGGGCAAGCCTGTACGCTACTTTTGGCGGCAAAAAGGAGTTGTTCGAAAAGGCATTTGCCCACTATACCACCACCACTGCCAACGCCCAAAAGGAATTCCTGAATGCCCAAACTGACATTCGGGTCGGATTCAAGAAACTATTTGAGAACGCCATCCAACAGTCCACGTTGGATACGGACAAAAAAGGTTGCTTTACCGTCAACTGCACCATTGAGTTTATCCCCAACGAATCGGAGCTTGCTGACTTGGTCTGCCAAAACAAACTACAATGCGAAAAAATGCTCCTCCACTATTTGAAACTGGGTGTCGAGCGCAACCAAATCTCCAAAGACAAGGACCTGCAAGCCATTGCCACGCTGCTTTTTACTTTTTATAGCGGCCTAAAAGTCATCACCAAAGTGGATTTTGACCCCGCCGAATTTTCACGATCCGTGGACGCACTGCTTAAGGTGCTGGATTAGTATTTTCTACAGTCGATAGTCAGCACATTTTGAAAATCAGAGGTACTTCGAGATAATCTAAACGATAAGCCTACTACGATAAAGAAGGTCACTGCGAAGCATAATGAATAAATTATCGGATGTAATGCCACGCATCTTTCCATTTAAATATTATTTTAGCACTTCATTATAATCATATTTATACTCCTCTACTCAATGAAAAAGATCTTTTTCTTAACCCTCCTATGCCTTGGCCTACACCTTTTTGCATTCGGCCAGCAATCCCTCGATGAAGCCAATGGCCTGAACGGTATCAAACTCAACCATACGCTACAGCATTATCAAGAAAGCCTCCAACTGATCACCGGAGACGAGACCATCTATCGGCGGAATGAATGGCTCCAAAAAAGCGTCAAGCGCAACATCAAAAACGGCATCCAAGAAGGGGTCTACAAAGAACACAGCCACCTTTTCGTGGCCGGCAAACAAGCCTCCAAACTGAACCTGATCTTTTACAAAGAGGAGCTCTACAAAATCCGGTGGACATACAGAAAGGAAGATTTCAAAGACTTGGAATCCCTGGCAAAATTCTTCAACCAGTATTTCACCGAGCAGTTTGGCAGACCCGATGAGGTCATCCTAGGCGATACCTTTATTTGGGAGGAAGACAAAAACTACCTCCAAGCCTTCCTCGACCAAAACGTCTATCAGATCGAATTAAGAGATAAAGAGATCGAGAAAATTGTCAATAACCTTTAGGGTTAAATGAAGAGGATTTAACCCCATTTAAAGCCTCAATTCGTTCTACATTGCCTTTACGCTTGGCCGGAACAGCCAAACATAAAGGCAATGTTATTGTGGTTCGTTATTCTAGTTTTGGAGAATTCTCAATTGCATCTTTTACAACTTGAGCCACTGAATCTCCCGTATTTTTTTTCTTTTACAATAGTCACTTTTGAGCCAATCATATAAAAGTTTCTGATTATACGTTTTATTGCCAGTAGGTTTTATTTCTCACGGAACACACAGAACTCCCAGAATGAAGTAAGGCTTTTCTGAGATTTCTATGTTTTCTTGACTTAGGATTATCTAGGATCAAGCCATATTTCTGGGGGAATAAATTTCGCCACACTTCCTTGAAATCGTTCCCTATCGATTATTGGAATATTTGATTATACGCTTTCTTGCCAGTAGTTTTTATTTCTCGCGGAACGCACAGAAAACCCAGAATAAAACAACGCTTTTCTGAGATTTCCGTGGTTTCTGTGAGCACCTATTTCATATCGCTGTGATTACTGGTATCATTGCGGATATACGTTTTGGAATAAATCGCTATTGGTGTGTAATGGGTTTTAGCGTGAATTTATAAGCGCTAGGAAGATAATTGCCGCTAAAACAATAAGGTTATTTTTGATGTTTACCACGGGCGTTGCCCATGGCTAAGAATGTTACGCCCTTTCAGGGCTTTTTGATGCTACTTGGCTTTTCCAATTTAACCCGGATTATGCGTTAGGAATCGTAGTGAGAGCTGAAATTGCAAGAAAATCAGTTAGTTTGGAGGCATTAGCGTATTACCGCTACTGTTATGCCGAAAACTAAAGTGAAACGGCTGATTTTGAAGCAGTTTCAGGTCGCAACAGATAGGCTAATGCATATTCCGGGTTTAAGAAAAAAAATCAGCGCAAATCAGAATCATCTGCGTCATCAGCGTTCCATCAGCCCCCATCTTTTCCGCTTGATTCAATAATTGCTAAAATTTGATTGTTATCGAAATATCAAATGGCATTTGGTTATTCCCATCTCATCAATCGGTGGTAATTTTTCGGTAATTAGTGGTCGGTGAATCAGTAGTCCTTTGTGTCCTTCTGCCGTAGGCAGTAAAACTTGGTAAGGGTAAGCGACCCCGGCTCTCTGCTGGCCAAAAAAATAGGAAGACCGTATACAGTCGGCTGCATACGGTCTTCCCCAATATTTTGTTCCGGTTATTCGGCGATATATGCTTCCAGGGCTTCTACACTCGGGAAGGTTTTTATCCATTCCACTTCATAGGAAGGATCTCCGGTGGTCATATCGGCTATTTTTAACTGCATATAGTCGAAGGTGGTCAATTGCGTAAATTTTGTCGTCAGGTCCCAGTAATAAACGTCCATGTCACCTGTTCCCTCCAGCACTGTTCCCCTGCTGGCATATGATCCTCGGTTGGTGTCCAAGGTCAGCCGACTGTTACCGGGCTTACTGAACTGGATCGCCCAAATGGGGTATTTGGTGGGGTCGAGGATAACACTATTTACCCTGATATCAGCACGATAGACCGGTTCTTCAGCCGCCCCTACATTGGTCATATCTACTTTCAGGCGTCCATCGACCACGGTGAAGGAGCTGCCATTTTGGACGGTAGTCCATCCTTCACTGTCCCCATCTGTTGCAAACTGATAATCCCACGCTCCCAAAGCTGGTGCATCTTGATTGGTTTCGCCAAGGTAAAACAACAGTGTTCCGAAGCCTGGATTGTCATTGTGAAATGGAGCCAGCTCGGGACGGGTTTCTTCGAGCACCTGCTGGGTCCAGGGCATTTCCATTCCTTTTCTATTGACATAATGGTTATAGGCAATTTCAAATACTGCCCTGAACTGTCCTCTGCCATCTGGTGATATCTCTGACCAATTGGAATACTTGCCTGTCACATCACTCCACTGCACATAGGGAACCTCATGTCCCAAATTATATTTGGCCGTATATTCATATCCTTTCAGCAGGCGGTTGTCCAAGGCCCCGTACATATCCAGCCCCTGGTGGTATCCCACTTCACAGGCCTCTGCCAAGCTCCCGATGCCAAACATCACATGCGGTTGGTCTCGTCCACTTTCTTGGCTCTGGCCGGTTTCATTGATGATGTAGTTTGCTAGACTTCCATTGTCTTCGCCCTCGGAATAAAAGAAATCCACTGCTTGTTGAAACATCTCCGTATCTTCCAGAAAAATACCAAAAGCCATTAGTGCCTTTGTGGCCGCCGTACCCCAGTTGCCATTGGTATAGGCTGGACGGTTAAAGAAGCTATCCATTAAATCCCTGTAAAAAATATCTCGAAACATGCTTTCGGCCCTTTCGATATCCGTACGCTTCCAGGCAGGATAGGTATACCGCAAAATCTCTGCAGCATTGACAAAGGTGAACCCTTGCAGTGAAGCAATGAGGGCATTGTCATTCGTTCCTGTAATGCCCTTCAAGGTTTCGGAATAGGCATTAATGATTTCGACGGCCTTTTCAGCATGGGTAGAATCCCCAGTAATGGCCCACAAGAGGGCATTCTGGTAAGCGGCATTGGAGTCTTCCATGCTCGGGATTTTGGTATGGCTGTTTTCCCCGTCCCTAGCGATGTACTCAAATGGCCCTTGCATCTGATACATCGACGAGGCCGTTTTTTGGGATCTCAACGCGACATATGATCCCATAGGGGGATAGTCATTGCCATTTAC
Coding sequences within it:
- a CDS encoding PSD1 and planctomycete cytochrome C domain-containing protein — its product is MRLYSSFTILFSVLMGVLISCQPADTEEKQLRASDQISYNFHVRPILSDKCFACHGPDANKREAGLRLDTEEGAYAALKDDPLQHVIVPGEPETSLVFQKITSEDPAELMPPPASNLKLEPSEIAIIKQWIEQGAKYEPHWAFVPPQKADLPPATDWTNNAIDQFTLAKMEEKGLSPNAAADAQTLIKRLSLDITGLPPSIDLMERYADMDEQGYERLIDELLAKDTYGEKLAVLWMDVSRYSDSYGYQDDEYRSQWPYRDWVIHVLNDNMPYDQFITWQLAGDMLPNATKEQILATAFNRNHKYTEEGGVIHEEYRVEYVLDKTNTFSKGILGITMECAQCHDHKYDPFSQENYFQLYAFFNNTPEKGFEGDVARSVPAKTPILWIEHEDISADGVLSYINHQDTSTVMVSVMDELDTLRKTYILDRGVYDAPTKEVQPNTPPSVMAFGEDYSKDRLGLAEWTTSPENPLTARVFVNLLWQEIFGQGIVKSAGDFGMQGDLPTHPELLDWLAVDFMENDWDIKRLLKQIFLSATYRQSAEVKEKERSKDPVNLYLARAPRLRLTAESIQDLVLASSGLLNTEIGGPSIKPYQPDGLWEAATSGRGSLAKYEQDNGKDLYRRGLYHFIKLTVPPPKSIIFDASNRDRCEVTRGRTNTPLQALVMLNDPFVLEASRVMATTIERQGMEAEEAINWAFKKVVCRDAKPNESALLMAYFEEEKARFEAQPEQIDITLEVGEKPLNETALTAKAAAMMQVIVTLYNLEETITKI
- a CDS encoding SDR family oxidoreductase is translated as MKVLVIGANGQIGQLIVDSLQAAGDFSPIAMVRKEEQVAAFKEKGLDSVLADLEGPVEGLASAMEGVDAVVFTAGSGGKTGDDKTLLIDLDGAVKCIEAAEKTGVKRFVMISALQANNRENWNDSLRPYYVAKHYADRMLEMSSLDYTIIRPGGLLNEPGNGKVSAGGKLDRSTIPRADVAETVLEVLKTGHTINKSFDLVSGDDSIADALGKI
- a CDS encoding SDR family NAD(P)-dependent oxidoreductase, which encodes MSYLNGKVAVVTGGNSGIGYSTARKLKEDGATVIITGRSAEKVGAAALELGVEGIVADVLDLSAIDAAVSQIKNGFGQIDILFVNAGVFLPAPIGQTSEAMFDQQMGINLKGAVFTIEKFLPILKDGGSIINLSSINAYTGMPNTGIYGASKAALNSYTRTAATELAPRKIRVNAVNPGPIYTPIFSKTGMPEDQLTGMAEAMQNRIPLKRYGQPEDIAELVAFLASDRASFITGAEYNIDGGTNVNPLLAG
- a CDS encoding TetR/AcrR family transcriptional regulator, producing MPRVKLFDEKEVLEKAMNLFWKNGYYATSIQDLVAFLGINRASLYATFGGKKELFEKAFAHYTTTTANAQKEFLNAQTDIRVGFKKLFENAIQQSTLDTDKKGCFTVNCTIEFIPNESELADLVCQNKLQCEKMLLHYLKLGVERNQISKDKDLQAIATLLFTFYSGLKVITKVDFDPAEFSRSVDALLKVLD
- a CDS encoding DUF4979 domain-containing protein, which translates into the protein MRKIQTRNLSRSIILLLCAFTGIMVQGCEYFKAGDIDGELGGEFAHPGILHTADDLERIKGYVNGNDYPPMGSYVALRSQKTASSMYQMQGPFEYIARDGENSHTKIPSMEDSNAAYQNALLWAITGDSTHAEKAVEIINAYSETLKGITGTNDNALIASLQGFTFVNAAEILRYTYPAWKRTDIERAESMFRDIFYRDLMDSFFNRPAYTNGNWGTAATKALMAFGIFLEDTEMFQQAVDFFYSEGEDNGSLANYIINETGQSQESGRDQPHVMFGIGSLAEACEVGYHQGLDMYGALDNRLLKGYEYTAKYNLGHEVPYVQWSDVTGKYSNWSEISPDGRGQFRAVFEIAYNHYVNRKGMEMPWTQQVLEETRPELAPFHNDNPGFGTLLFYLGETNQDAPALGAWDYQFATDGDSEGWTTVQNGSSFTVVDGRLKVDMTNVGAAEEPVYRADIRVNSVILDPTKYPIWAIQFSKPGNSRLTLDTNRGSYASRGTVLEGTGDMDVYYWDLTTKFTQLTTFDYMQLKIADMTTGDPSYEVEWIKTFPSVEALEAYIAE